A window of Flammeovirga kamogawensis genomic DNA:
GCCAACTTACTTGAAAAACAAAAAGAAGAAACAAACAATTATAAAAGATACATGAGTAGATTTGATGATCCTTCAGTTTTATCAAAACTAGATACTCAATTATGTAACGTTGCAGGAACGCGTTATGCTAATGATGATACAGGTGAAAACAGACAAGATATTTTAAAAGAATCCAAAGTGGGTGATCTTCTAATGTTATTACCTGATGAATTAAATAGATATGATGATGCTGCAATTAAGGTTGTTCGTTTAAATGGAAAACAAATTGGCTTTCTAGATATGGATATTTCTGTAGAAATAAAATCTAGATTAATGAGTGGATCCCCTGTAGAAGCAAGAATTAAACGCCTATTCAAGAAAGGAAGTGTAATTGAAGCAGAAATAGAACTCCAACGTTACAGTCGCAAAATAAAAAAATAAATCCCTAAAAGGTTTCAAAAATCAACTCATCGATAATCATATAATTTCAAAAAAATGAAAAACATCTTAAATAATGTCATCTGCGTAGCATTAATGGCTATTGCTGCATCTTGCGGAACACCTTCTAATAAATCAGAGAAGTCTTCTTCAACAAAAACAGAGGCGAAAGAAACGCATGCTCATCATCATTATTCTTATGATCCTGCAGCAACAGTGGTTTCTTTTACAGCTTTCAAAACTACAGATAAAGTTGGCGTTAACGGAAAATTTGAGAAATTTGACGTAAAAACACAAGCTACTGAAGTTGAAAATGCGATTGATATTCTTAATGGCTTATCTTTCTCTATTCCAGTTAACTCTGTAGAGACTAATGATAAAGGTAGAAACGGTAAAATTGTAAAATATTTCTTCGGTACATTAGCAAATACTGCTGATATTACTGGTGTTGTAAAAAGCGTAAATGCAGGAAAAGCACTTGTAGCTATTACAATGAATGGCATTACAAAAGATGTTGAATTAACTGCTAAAGCTGATAAGAATATTGTAGTACTTAAAGGTGCAATTGATGTTGTAAACTGGAACGGTATGGATGCAATCAATGCACTAAATAAAATTTGCTATGATTTACATAAAGGTGCTGATGGCAAAAGTAAATTATGGTCTGATGTAGATTTATTTATTAAAGCTAAATTAGCAACAAAATAAATAAATTACTGCAGTAATTATAGGGGCTTCTTTTCTAGTAAAGGGAGCCTTTTTTTAATGCTCTTTTCTCATAAATTTCCAACGTAAACAAACAATCACTAAAGCATAAAATAATGCACCTCCTATCAATATACCCCAATCCCATAAAATATATGGTCGTTCAGTCAATAGATTTCGAACAGTAACAATTACCCCAACAACAGTTAGTAATTCCAACATAAATAATGGCCATGAAGATAAATCTTTAAATGATTTGACTGTTGCCGACAAATCAAAATACACTAAACCAAGCCAGATTAAATGTGCAAAACCAAAAACAGAAATAAATAACCAAATAAATAAATGCACATTCATTTCTATATTTTTTGTTAATTGAATATCCTTGAAAAGAAAAGGTAAATCTTTCACAAAATAGCCTTCTTCACCAGTTATTGCATCTAATAAAAAATGTGATCCTATACCTATTAATAACGATACTAAAACAGCCCAAAAAGGATACTTATTTCCACGAAATTCTATTTTAAAGCGAATAGGTGAAACCTTATTCAAAATTGGTTTAAAAAGATATTTTGTAATGTAGTACACCAAAATGCCTATTGGAAGATCAAAAATGAGTATCCCTACTAATGAATGACCAACCTTTTCACTTGGCTCCATAATAAAAAAATGCTCAAAATCAGGAATCATACTTCCTATTACCATCGCAGATATTGATAAGATATGATGGTAGCGAATTAAAGGAAGTATGGCACTTGGATGAGCAATAGTTATTGGCATAAATCTGATAATAAGTAGGTTATAATCTTCTAATATAGAAATTCTCCTTACTTATATCAATGATTAGTGTCTAGTATCTGTCAAAATAAGATATTTCCAATGTAATGATGTGATTATACAAGCAAACATACAGGCACCAACAATTAATATTGACCAATGCATAAATTGATCTGGAAAGGCAAAAAAAGAACCTTTAGCTATCACAATACATTCTGCAAAAAATAGTGCTTCAATAAAGTATAAAAGATGCCATTTCTTATGGGTAAATGCGTCTATTGTTTTTGATAAATCTACTTGCTTTAAGAATAAAATGACAACAATGAGGCTCCCTAACCAAGAAAAAACATACCATAAAGTTATGTATAAATAATCTGGTCTTGTTTCTGAAAAGAATTGAACCTGTTCTCGTAATACCGGAAATAGCTTAACAAAAAAGCCTCCTTTACTAGTAAACCCATCTAAAAATAGATGAGAAAATGAGCCTATTAGAATTGAAAAACAGATGACTTTAAAATTGTAAGTTCTGAGTACATCATTTCTAAATTTTATAGGCGATACATTTAATAAAACAGGAAGAACAATAACTTTAGCGAGATAATAATAAAGCACTCCCATAGGTAAGTTAAAAACAAACATTCCCCACCATGTATGTGCTATTTTTGCCGCGACACTAAGTTGAATAAAATGTTCAACATCAGGAATTACACTACCAATTATTAGAGCTAGTAATGATAGTTTTGGAAAATAGTGTTTAAAAGGAAAAATTATTCCTGGATGTGAAAATGTTATTGGCATAATTCAAACTAGAAGTTAAGTTCTTGCACTTTTTCTAAAACAAAATCCATCTTTTTATTCATCTCCCATTCAACTGGAACCCAATGTAATGTTGTTTTTTTCTCCATTCTTCTAAACCATGTCATCTGACGCTTAGAAAATTGCTGAATAGATTTTAATAATACAGTACGCATTTCTTCATAAGAACATTCACCTAATAAATACTCGGTAATATGACGGTATTCAAGTCCATAACTTCTTAATTTCTTATCATCAATATCTTTTAAGAGTCCTTCTACTTCTTCAATCATTCCCTCTTTAAGTCGTTCATCTAAACGCTTTTCAATCTTATTCCATCGTGTTTCTTTATCAATAGATAAGGCAAAATTATATGTAGGTAATTCTTTAAAATTAATAGGATGATAATCCGTCTGAGGTTTAAATTTCAAGAAGTGTTCAATCTCAATTGCTCTAATTAAAGAGCGTTCCCTATGTGATATCCCCTCCAATTGCTCCAATTTATTTGGAGCTAAATGCTTATAAAAATCAAGTAACTGATTTAACTCTAAAGAATACAATTCTTCTCTTAGCGATTCATTTCTAGGAATCCAAACTTCATCATACCCTTTTAAAGTAACAGCTTCAATATATAAACCAGTTCCTCCGCATAAAACAGGAACGGCCTCTTTTTCTATAATTTCATCTACTGCTTCTGCATATTTCTTCTGAAAAAGGTACAAATTAAAATCATCTCCAGGGTTACAGATATCTATTAAATGATATGGAATTTTTTTTCCATCTACCTCATAATCAAACAAATCTTTACCTGTACCAATGTCCATTCTTTTAAAAACCTGACGGGAATCGGCACTTATAATCTCTCCATTGATTTTTGCAGATAATTGAGTTGCTAATCCAGTTTTACCACTAGCTGTTGGTCCTGTGATAACAAGTAATGGAGTATTTAAAGATTTTTCTTGTGACATATCAATAAAAAATACATTTTCTCAGAAAAGAATACGAAATTAAATAAGTGGAGTAAACACCCATAAGTTACGCGATAAAAATTAACGCCTTGTAACCCAAAGACAGTTTTAAATACAGATTAAGAATTAAAGGAGACAATATAAATCATTCACCTGTTTCTACTTAGTATACAAATTTAGTAGAACAATTAAATAACAGGAGTTTATTCCTAAAGATATTGGAATTGTTATCAATCTAATTATCAATTTTATTAAAAATTACTTGCTGCTATTCATTTCCTCATCAGAATAAATGTCAACTAAAACACATATAGAAAATCCTAATATTACTTTTTTTGGCAGTATTAAAAAACAAATAATTGATGCTGTAGTTCAAGAAACACGTAGAGAAGCCGATAGAAATTTTTTCTTGTTCTCTGTACTAATGTCTGTTGGTGGGTTAACATGGGGAATTTTAGCCTTGTATTTTGGGTTAACTGTACCAAGTGTTATCCCATTTGGCTATGTAATTTTTAGTTGTTTTAACCTTACTATTTGGGTAAGAACAGACAATAAGCGTATCTGTAAAGCACTACAAACTTTTTTCTCAATTTTACTTCCTTTTGTGTTTCAAATTATTCTAGGCGGTTCAAAATCTACAGGCGTGGTCATGATTTGGTCTTTATTTGCCTTAACCTCAACCCTAGCATTTTATAAAGGAAAATCACTTTTCTATTGGTTAGTCATTTTTGTTGTGCTCCTAGGAATTGTAAT
This region includes:
- the miaA gene encoding tRNA (adenosine(37)-N6)-dimethylallyltransferase MiaA; the encoded protein is MSQEKSLNTPLLVITGPTASGKTGLATQLSAKINGEIISADSRQVFKRMDIGTGKDLFDYEVDGKKIPYHLIDICNPGDDFNLYLFQKKYAEAVDEIIEKEAVPVLCGGTGLYIEAVTLKGYDEVWIPRNESLREELYSLELNQLLDFYKHLAPNKLEQLEGISHRERSLIRAIEIEHFLKFKPQTDYHPINFKELPTYNFALSIDKETRWNKIEKRLDERLKEGMIEEVEGLLKDIDDKKLRSYGLEYRHITEYLLGECSYEEMRTVLLKSIQQFSKRQMTWFRRMEKKTTLHWVPVEWEMNKKMDFVLEKVQELNF
- a CDS encoding YceI family protein, with protein sequence MKNILNNVICVALMAIAASCGTPSNKSEKSSSTKTEAKETHAHHHYSYDPAATVVSFTAFKTTDKVGVNGKFEKFDVKTQATEVENAIDILNGLSFSIPVNSVETNDKGRNGKIVKYFFGTLANTADITGVVKSVNAGKALVAITMNGITKDVELTAKADKNIVVLKGAIDVVNWNGMDAINALNKICYDLHKGADGKSKLWSDVDLFIKAKLATK
- a CDS encoding HIRAN domain-containing protein; the encoded protein is MSIVFWVIVIGGFALTLFILSKTSKKKKANLLEKQKEETNNYKRYMSRFDDPSVLSKLDTQLCNVAGTRYANDDTGENRQDILKESKVGDLLMLLPDELNRYDDAAIKVVRLNGKQIGFLDMDISVEIKSRLMSGSPVEARIKRLFKKGSVIEAEIELQRYSRKIKK
- a CDS encoding DUF4184 family protein produces the protein MPITFSHPGIIFPFKHYFPKLSLLALIIGSVIPDVEHFIQLSVAAKIAHTWWGMFVFNLPMGVLYYYLAKVIVLPVLLNVSPIKFRNDVLRTYNFKVICFSILIGSFSHLFLDGFTSKGGFFVKLFPVLREQVQFFSETRPDYLYITLWYVFSWLGSLIVVILFLKQVDLSKTIDAFTHKKWHLLYFIEALFFAECIVIAKGSFFAFPDQFMHWSILIVGACMFACIITSLHWKYLILTDTRH
- a CDS encoding DUF4184 family protein, encoding MPITIAHPSAILPLIRYHHILSISAMVIGSMIPDFEHFFIMEPSEKVGHSLVGILIFDLPIGILVYYITKYLFKPILNKVSPIRFKIEFRGNKYPFWAVLVSLLIGIGSHFLLDAITGEEGYFVKDLPFLFKDIQLTKNIEMNVHLFIWLFISVFGFAHLIWLGLVYFDLSATVKSFKDLSSWPLFMLELLTVVGVIVTVRNLLTERPYILWDWGILIGGALFYALVIVCLRWKFMRKEH